The proteins below are encoded in one region of bacterium:
- a CDS encoding PA14 domain-containing protein, which produces YIEGYIPDNLTWCMPEGWAHLGVQTERLTHHLFPLNRKARPEGVERFYHYLTEHGFNGYEAGISDEEEALKYKAKTIIRALLFWLNKGISKVYIFCTYDKDNRGMGILLSNINPKEYSKYPEDQLYSPAMKALKNVFDKFKDSEDLKEVRQIDIEVVSLGKQYKVFENVKYVGEKKENIPNPPELYYRDMFTFLPFQINKNKFVFAVYVMSYDITNPLPSMNFRLIIKNIYGENAKITYYDPIENKEIPFKLLDKGKDNVKLEIEAVEYPRLIIIEEKKVPVSIKEIKILDTGTKTATIQVKTNIPSKISINFYPSISSQFENVWTSKTYSNLTNVKLDNLFPGLKYEFKVEAEDKNGVKIISPSYVWEKNYFFETEKDPKSLPLGLKVEYYTSSKPGEFTNLKKTEITPFVYIDEKLLKEKVGQTEMVAVRYTGFIYIDKDDKYTFYTVSDDGIRISVDDKQIINNWTHHAVKEDIGEIELKKGWHKILIEYFQGAGGALLNFYYSRSDLKKSLIQPVYFKSEQGGDK; this is translated from the coding sequence GTATATTGAAGGATATATTCCTGATAACTTAACTTGGTGTATGCCAGAGGGTTGGGCTCATCTTGGAGTCCAGACAGAAAGATTAACTCACCATTTATTTCCACTTAATAGAAAAGCAAGGCCTGAAGGAGTTGAAAGATTTTACCATTATTTAACAGAACACGGATTTAACGGTTATGAGGCAGGTATTTCAGATGAAGAAGAAGCATTAAAATATAAGGCAAAGACAATTATAAGAGCATTACTTTTTTGGTTAAATAAAGGAATTTCAAAGGTTTATATTTTCTGCACATATGATAAAGATAATAGAGGAATGGGGATTTTGTTATCAAATATAAATCCAAAGGAATACTCAAAATATCCAGAAGACCAACTTTATTCACCAGCGATGAAAGCATTAAAAAATGTTTTTGATAAATTTAAGGACTCAGAGGACTTGAAAGAAGTGAGGCAAATTGATATAGAAGTGGTTTCTCTTGGGAAACAATATAAGGTATTTGAAAATGTGAAATATGTTGGAGAAAAGAAAGAAAATATCCCAAATCCACCTGAACTCTATTACAGAGATATGTTTACATTTTTACCATTTCAGATTAATAAAAATAAGTTTGTATTTGCTGTCTATGTTATGAGTTATGATATTACAAATCCACTTCCTTCTATGAATTTCAGATTAATAATAAAAAATATTTATGGTGAAAATGCAAAAATTACATATTATGACCCAATTGAAAATAAAGAAATTCCATTTAAACTTTTAGATAAAGGAAAAGACAATGTGAAACTTGAAATAGAGGCAGTTGAATATCCAAGATTGATAATAATTGAAGAAAAAAAAGTCCCTGTTTCAATTAAAGAAATTAAAATTCTTGATACTGGGACAAAAACAGCGACTATTCAAGTAAAAACAAATATACCTTCAAAGATTTCAATTAATTTTTATCCATCAATCTCATCCCAATTTGAAAATGTATGGACTTCAAAGACATACTCTAATTTAACAAATGTAAAACTTGATAATCTTTTTCCTGGTTTAAAATATGAATTTAAGGTTGAAGCAGAGGATAAAAATGGAGTAAAAATAATATCACCTTCTTATGTATGGGAGAAAAATTATTTTTTTGAGACAGAAAAAGACCCAAAAAGTTTGCCTTTGGGTTTAAAAGTTGAGTATTATACTTCAAGTAAGCCAGGTGAATTTACAAATCTTAAAAAAACAGAAATTACTCCATTTGTCTATATTGATGAGAAATTATTGAAGGAAAAAGTAGGGCAAACAGAAATGGTTGCAGTAAGATATACTGGATTTATTTACATTGATAAGGATGATAAATATACTTTTTACACAGTTTCAGATGATGGAATAAGGATTTCCGTAGATGATAAACAAATTATAAATAACTGGACACATCATGCAGTAAAAGAAGATATAGGAGAGATTGAATTAAAAAAGGGTTGGCATAAGATTTTAATTGAATATTTCCAAGGGGCTGGTGGAGCATTGCTTAATTTTTATTATAGCAGGAGTGATTTAAAAAAGAGTTTAATTCAACCAGTTTATTTTAAATCAGAACAAGGAGGAGATAAATGA